The genomic segment ttttttacttTCCCCTTGGTTCAATACATTAGAGTGAAACTTATTCCTACGCataattacaaaataaacaaCATTCCTATAAAAATTAACTCTATATTTCGTATTATCATTTATGGGAATTGTAATAATGTGTCTACATGTAGGTTCGTCAATTATTGAATGAAATTCTTCaacatatttatgtttaagGGCATTTTCTGCACTTATCCTTTTAGACGGATTAAACTGTAACAACTTTTCTAATAAATCTAAGGATTCGTTAGAAGCCTTATaacatatatcttttaaattttttttttttaaatctacAAAAGACGAAATTATTTTTTCGGCAAAAGGTGATCTAATATCTTctatatcctttttattcGGTTTTCCTATtacttgtattattttttctaattgATTCATTGTAGAATTTCCTGTAAATAACGGTTTTCCACATAATAATTCTCCCATGATACAACCTAAGGACCACATATCAACATCTTCTGTATAATGCGTACTACCCAACAAAATTTCAGGAGCTCTATACCATCGAGTTGCTACATAATCTGTTAGTATAGGTactttattttcattaacaTGAGTTGAAATACTTCTAGCTAATCCAAAGTCTGCTACTTTTATATGACATTCTGAATTTACTAATATATTTGATGGTTTAATATCTCTATGTAATAAACCTCCTGAAtggatatattttaaagCTCTTAAtaattgatatattatatatttcttatggATCTCTTCTAATAAATCTGCTTTTATTACTTCATGTAAATCGGTTTCCATGAAATCaaaaataagatatatatcattatcattcTTTGCTTTTATAACAtccattaattttattatattatcatgtccatttaattcatataaaaatattatttctcTAAACGTTCTTTGAGCATCTGTACAATTTTGAAAAGCTCcaaatattttcttcacaGCTACAATGTTCTTATTTTTCTTACATCTACCTTTAAATACAACACCATAAGCTCCTTTACcaactttttttaatatatcatatttttttaatacattctCATCAATACTGTCTATACTCTTTTCTGTCTTGCAATCTTCTTTaggcattttttttttttttttttttcacatgtgtggaaaaagaataaaacatacaaaaaaataaaataaaataaattaaaaaaaaaaaaaaaaaaaaaagtatatattataataggaatataaaatgataaatgtTGTTGtggaaaaaatatgaaaaattaggTTTTTATTGGggaaaatgaacaaaaaaaaaaaaaaaaatatatatatatatatatatatatatatataataagataataaatacaaagatacaaaaatatttgtaggtatatattatgtattaattaatttttcctTTAAACCTActtaacataaaatatgaaaaaaaaaaaaaaaaaaaaaaggaggtgctaccaaaatatatatatgtatttatattatgtatatatttttatctatacattaatattatgtaatatattccTGTCAAaaccatttatatatatatatttatatatatatgtaaaatattaacaatttcttcgtttttcttttttcttttttcttttttctttttttaaaaaaggcAAATTTCTCTTGAAAGAAgttgaaataaaataaatattttataatgataaataaataatataatattttatagaaaaaatgaattatacgataagataaataaaatatattatattaaaaaaaataaatatacaaatatgattatatatatatatatatatatatattctcatttgtatatttattttttatatgaaggTAAATTCCCTTATGCGGAAATTTACCCTTTCTTCCAGTGTCATGttctcttatttttattttgagtATATTGAAAAttgtttctttatttaaaataaaaatacgaGATTTCCTTTTCGCATCATTtttcaaattaaaaaaaaataaacataataatatatatatatatatatatatatgtacatgtaCAACATTGagcatataaaaatgttacgGTATTTATGTGTACACTTTAATGAAccttaatttatatatatatatatttacttattttattttttttatacattatatacttacatatatttatatatatatatatatatatatatatattttttttttttttttttttttttttttttttttttttttggtaaaaaaaaatgttcagGTTTATTCATATGgctaatacatattttaaatattcattaaaaaaaaaaaaaaaaaaaaaaaaaaaaggacacTGCAAAATTAGCcccatttaaaaatatatttttaatttaatatatgcaACATTacgacatatatatatttgtttttcttcaaaaaattttaaatatatattatattattttcaaagatccaaaaaaaaaaaaaaaaaaaaaaaaaaaaacagtaAAACCATAAAACAacaaaacaacaaaaaaataaagcgataaaataagaaaacaGTAAAATCTATAACAaatgttataattatcatacaaaggatatttttttattatttcattttattattattattttttttttttctgttcatCCAGTTCTCAAATATTTGTAGAcctattgttatatattaactttattttattttttcattttcactaaaaataaattaatattatattgtataaaggaatatgtataaatatatatatatatatgtatatgtatatatattctttttaccCCATTAAATAactatatatcatatatatacacattttttttactttcttataaacacatatatatatatatatatatatatatatatatatatataaattcaacTTGGTTTTGTTTTTGTcatattaaaagaaagaaaaaagatcgttaattttttgttaaaagTGGAACATACTCAAATAGCacacacataaataaaaatgtatatatgtatgtttttattttgtaaggacacatattcatttatattttctttgtaaacttttatttataatataaaagataaaaataaatatacaactATTTACAATAATTTCCAtcacacatatatttatatattacataatattattcaaatatgTCGCTATATTTAATTTGGTATTATAagtaaaatgttatatataaaaaactttgaaaaagatatttgaatatacacacgatttaaatttaataaatattatgatggtacatatatttttcctaAATTAGgggggaaaataaaaataaataaaaattaatacgtatttaaaaatatatattatatatataattatatatatatatatatataatatatatatatatatttttttttttcctttttgaaCTTTTGTATGTACCAGAGGAATACGGtttgttaaaaataaagaaaaaaaaaaaaaaaaatgaacaaataatACAGGAGTAAATAAATCAATTAagagtaatatatatatatatatatatatatatataatatatatatattattttttattttttttatttattttttttttttgcaatGGCCCGTTTTAAGAGCCAATTTAATTTCATGCTAAAGTTTAAGAGACATATTGGTAATAAGATAATATGGGGGAgaacaaataattttttttataaaaaggaatatattttttcttcatttagaAATAATATTGGAAAGAGATACTTAAGTATTCATGAATATTTATCAGTAGATTTATTACGTTCCCATAATGTACCTTGTCCTGAAGGGTATGCAGCGAAAACAGCAGAAGAAGCAGAAGAGAAAgctttattattacaaaacGTTTGTGGTGATAATGATTTAGTAATAAAAGCTCAAGTATTAAGTGGTGGGAGGGGTGTTGGTTATTTtaaggaaaataattttgaagGAGGAGTTCATGTGTGTCGAAATAGTATGGAAGTAAAAGAAATAGCAACAAAAATGTTGAATAATACTTTAATTACAAAGCAAAGTGGTCCtgaaggaaaaaaatgtaatactgtatttatatgtgaacgtttttatataagaaaagaaaGATATATTGCTTTTCTATTAGATAGAAATTCTGATGGTATAATTCTACTTGGATCAAGTATAGGAGGCTCATCTATTGAagatatcataaaaaaaaatccggatgctatatataaattaaatattgatATAAACAATGGTTTAACTACAGGACAAGCTAGAGAGTTTTCAGAAAATATAGGTTTTAAAAATGATCAATTAAATATTGTTACAGATATGAttgtaaatttatataaagtttttaaaaaatatgattgtACATTATTAGAAATTAATCCTTTATCAGAATTAAACGATGGAAGAGTTTTGTGTTGTGATGCCAAACTAAATTTTGATGATAATGCTGAATAtagacaaaaaaatatatttgaaaaaagaGATTTAAcacaagaaaataaagaagaattatTAGCTAAGAAATATAATCTTAATTATGTATCATTAAATGGAAATATTGCATGTATGGTTAACGGTGCAGGATTAGCTATGGCAACCTTagatttaattatattacataaaggTAACCCATCAAATTTTTTAGATGTAGGAGGAGGAGCAACAGAAGAAGAAATAACTGAAgctttaaaaattattaataataatgaaaatgcaaaaatttgttttataaatattctaGGAGGTATCATGAGATGTGATATTATTGCTAATGGTATTATTAACGCATTCAAGCAagtaaaatttaataaacctattattataagattAGAAGGTACGAATCAAGAACAAGCACACGAAATTATCAAAAACTCAAACATTAAATGTATTGTATGTCAAGACATGAATATCGCTGCTCAAAAAAGTGTAGCCATGGCAAAAATTATTGAAATAGCAGAACGTGAAAACATAGACATCTCGTTTAATTAACATCAACATGgggaaataaaattatacaaatatataacattaatatatatatatatataaataaataaataaataaatatatatatatatatattaatgttaatatttatgtacgtttatttttcttttccataatatttttacatatccattttttaataaacaactgaattaaatatatgtatttatttatacatatatattatatatatatatatatatatatttatttatttatatgtgcaTATCCTTAAATTTATCATATACACTTATAATTTAACCATAGGGACTTAAATAAAATGGTAcagaatttatatatattatatatttttttattttattttatttttttcagttATGCTAAAAATAAACCtttaatatttgtaaatcatcttaaatttaaataaaaaaaatcacatattaatatatatatattttatttacgaaataaataaaataatatatatagtatcatcatataatatacctatataaaatataatacctgtatatgtataataaaaaaaaataatacaacataataataataatattaaaataataataaaatatataattttatttattattattgtggagcattatttcatatattttctattttaaaatgtcatgataatatttgttaaattatattgttataaaaagaatattatagaatttttaattatatatataaatattatcttatatatatattattatatatatatatatgattataggggggaattttttttttactcatACTAATATAAAATACCCTTGTACCaccaatattatatattatataaggcatatatatataaatataataaataatacatcttatattatattgtataaatcaatattcatattataatgaatttatatatatattaaaaatatatatactattatattatattatatatatatatatatatatttttttttatatatataaaattgaaaaacTCCATCTCctcaaattataataatatattagtcactaatatataataaatattttatatattatttatatataaataaataatataaaataatgtaatataattatattacttaagtttttttatatatgtttacatatatataaggaatatgaaatattataataatataatatatataattatatgtagtaaatatatatataatataatatatataataatattaatcgcttttcttcctttaaataaataatatatatattccaattttttttttttcttttttttttttttttgtacctTATTCTCACATATctcataaaataattataatatatacaatttttcattttttttctttttttttttatttatatttctctaaaattttattttgtttttttattatattttcgtATTTATTAcgatttaaaaatatagtcctttttttttccttttattttttttaaagaaaataaaataaggaaaaattaaaatttaaaattaaaattaaattaaatattatatatatatatatttatattttttttgataaaaaaaaatattaattgtaaaattataaaattatatataaaaaagaagaaaacttcatatattatataaataaatagtgAAAACAATGCCACGAGTTGAATTAacagaagaagaaaaattatatatttctaaaaaaaatCTTTTGTTTAAAAGATTTGTAGAGCCAGGCAGATTATGCCTTATTGAGTATGGTCCATACGCTGGAAaggtataatataaaaaaaaaaaaaaaatatatatatatatatatttaatatttattcttttaatatgaaGAAATTTACATGAggagttaaaaaaaatgtattacttgttaaatatatgtatgtatttattcatatatatatatatatataatatatatgtatatttttatttatttattttttttttttttctttcctttaTAGTTATGTTTTATTGTAGATATTGTAACCATCACTCGTGTTATCGTCGATGGAGCATTTATTACAGGGTAAGGCAAAATTTAccatttgtatataaaatatatatatatatatatatatatatatatttatatatattttatatgtaaaccTTTTTCACATTCTATGATGTATAATATGTCCGTTATAGGACGGGGGTCCCTTGGttatgcacatatatatatgtatatgtttatatgtttatatatatatatatatatatttttttttttttttttttattttgcaGAGTGCCTCGTATGGTCATCCCCTTGAAAAGATTAAAGTTATTAAAGGaaagaattaaaattaacaaaaattGTAAAAGTGGATTTTTAAGGAAAACAGTTAACAGCACCAAGGTATTAGAAGAGTTTAATAATTCAAAGTTGGGAAAGAAAATGatcatcaaaaaaaaaagagatgaAGCTACCGACTTCGAAAGATTCCAAGTATATTTTGCCAAGagagaattaaaaaagaaaatgacaaccataaaaaataaaaaaaatggtgaaaataaaaaagttaaGAAAAATGTACAAAAGGTTAAAGCTTAAAGGAGTTATGTCTTTGttcatttcaaaaaaaaaaaatatattgtttaacaaaacaaaaagtaTATAGGATAcgtacatacataaataaataaatacataacaataaagaaaatatatatatatatatatatatatatatatatatatatatatttatatttatttatttattaatgtatttatatgtgtgtatatattttatatgtacctTTAACTCATTTGGGAATTTAtcttatacatttatatatatgttatatatatatattatgtatttaatgaaaaaattcatattaccttttttatttttattttcatttttattttcatttttattttctgctttattttctttttcttttttttttttttttttttttatttaatataacaaattataaaccaaaaaatgaatataaaaaataaaatattcacatatatatatatataaatttttgaaaaaaaaaaaaaagtaattttTTGTGTTGTTACTTTTTATGTATGATCATTAAGGTTAAggtatattttaaaacaattcttttttttctaccCCTTTATTGTAagtgtattatttattatatttcatatgaGGAGAgcaaagaaaaagaaaatatatacatatatatatatgtgtatatgatTTTTCTATgttagaaataatataataacaaagttcatattttatatatacaagtGTATAGatataagaaaattaaaatgaaaatatgaatttataatatatatatatatattgttctaTTTTCCTATGatggatattatatatttttaaagtaccaaaaaaaaaaaaaaaaaaaaaaaatgtacattTTGAAAGGATATACGTTTagattatattttgtttagcCGTCatcttattaaataaaaatacatatatatatatatgtatgtatgtatttatttttttcgagTTATCTACAAAGGGAATATAATACTTATCAatagataaaatatttttaattaataaaagaatCAGCAAAATGGATAATTTCTTAATTTCTAAATTCCTTCAAGTCGTAATAAGTTTTTGTGGGAATCGTGATAGATAatgcttttcttttttttttgcattcAAAAgtaaaagaagaatataatatacatatgtacatatatatatatatatatatatatatatatatgtatatgttaacATTTTGTGTAGGATGATTCTcctattgtaatatataaaatacatatataaatatgtacacaCATATGTATGATCTCACATATTtgtcatacatatatttgatctttattttgtttgGATATTCGTTCTAGTAACTCAaggatatttttttgaaggacacaatatttttttttttttttttttttttttcttattgtTATATTAGATACAAAATGGAGAACTTGATCGGAACACCTttgatagaaaaaaaaaaaaaggaaagtcATATAAGCATAAGAAAGGATAAAAAATTGAATGATATTGAgggggaaaaaaaagaaaaaaaaattaaggaaAGATTATTTTTGTGTCTTATATGCCTACTAGTAATAATATGGTTAATTTACTTTTGTTATAAAaaccatatatttttatcatatttacaaaatgaaaaagagtATGGAATTATTATAGATGCTGGATCGAATGGAACCCGAATTCATTTATTTGAATGgaaaaaaagagaatatGAATTAAGTAAtaagaaagaagaaaataatttaatagaaTTGAAGGAAATATTTAATGCCAAGGTAAAAAAGAGTATCTCTACTATTTCTTATAATGagataaaagatatattaatatatttaattaataaagtTATTGATCatttaatagaaaaaaaaatttatgtatataataaacaaaaatggaaatcatatccattttattttcaagCAACAGGAGGAATGAGAAATTTAAAACAAGAAGATAGAAATTTaagaatgaaatatataaaaaatatattatcaaatgataattataatccattttattttttaaatgaatatgCAAGAATTTTATCAGGAGAAGAAGAAGGTATTTATGGATGGCTAGctgtaaataatttattaaatagtattttttctaaacctaataatacatatggtGCAATAGACTTAGGAGGATCATCTACTCAAATTACATTCTACCCTATGGATCATAATATCttagaaaattataattcaattttgttaaataatatattaataagatTATATTCTCATTCTTTTATAGGATATGGATGGATAGACTCATTATTTagagtaaatatatatttatgtctagaaataataaaaaagttgagcacaagaaatataaagaatatatatcaacttgaaaattattatgatgattatatcaatgattatttttataacaacTTACCAAATTATAATTGGTTTTTTTATTCaaccaaaaaaataataaataacaataaagaaaattataatcatcataattatgagaatataaattatgatgttaacaaaagaaattatccttataataattttcaacaaaaatatattcatacaaatccaaaaaaaggaaattatacaaaaggaaatataaataattcaaataaatcatataaaaacctttcgaatatattattacaagaaattgtaaaatatatacaaca from the Plasmodium falciparum 3D7 genome assembly, chromosome: 14 genome contains:
- a CDS encoding succinyl-CoA ligase [ADP-forming] subunit beta, putative, coding for MARFKSQFNFMLKFKRHIGNKIIWGRTNNFFYKKEYIFSSFRNNIGKRYLSIHEYLSVDLLRSHNVPCPEGYAAKTAEEAEEKALLLQNVCGDNDLVIKAQVLSGGRGVGYFKENNFEGGVHVCRNSMEVKEIATKMLNNTLITKQSGPEGKKCNTVFICERFYIRKERYIAFLLDRNSDGIILLGSSIGGSSIEDIIKKNPDAIYKLNIDINNGLTTGQAREFSENIGFKNDQLNIVTDMIVNLYKVFKKYDCTLLEINPLSELNDGRVLCCDAKLNFDDNAEYRQKNIFEKRDLTQENKEELLAKKYNLNYVSLNGNIACMVNGAGLAMATLDLIILHKGNPSNFLDVGGGATEEEITEALKIINNNENAKICFINILGGIMRCDIIANGIINAFKQVKFNKPIIIRLEGTNQEQAHEIIKNSNIKCIVCQDMNIAAQKSVAMAKIIEIAERENIDISFN
- a CDS encoding 60S ribosomal protein L14, putative, with product MPRVELTEEEKLYISKKNLLFKRFVEPGRLCLIEYGPYAGKLCFIVDIVTITRVIVDGAFITGVPRMVIPLKRLKLLKERIKINKNCKSGFLRKTVNSTKVLEEFNNSKLGKKMIIKKKRDEATDFERFQVYFAKRELKKKMTTIKNKKNGENKKVKKNVQKVKA